A genomic window from Brassica napus cultivar Da-Ae unplaced genomic scaffold, Da-Ae ScsIHWf_95;HRSCAF=166, whole genome shotgun sequence includes:
- the LOC125606739 gene encoding berberine bridge enzyme-like 19 yields MSNLRDVTVNITDQTAWISAGATLGEVYYGIWRESKVHGFPAGVCPTVGVGGHLSGGGYGNMLRKYGLSVDYVEDANIVDVKGRVLDRKAMGEDLFWAISGGGGGSFGVVLGYKVKLVPVPSTVTVFRVEQYMDAGAVDMVHKWQFVGPKTDRNLFMRMLIQPTTRNKVKTVRASVVALFLGRADDVVSLLAKDFPELGLKEEACKEMTWIQSALWWDNDENATQTDPKVFLDRDLDSASFGKRKSDYVATEIPRDGIELLFKKMIELGKIGLVFNPYGGKMAEVAEDATPFPHRNKLFKIQYSVNWKESSAEIEKGYLNQAKVLYRFMTGFVSKNPRNAYLNYRDVDIGVNDHGVNSYKEGEVYGRKYFGNNFDRLVKIKTAVDPDNFFRNEQSIPTLPSKA; encoded by the coding sequence ATGTCGAACCTCCGCGACGTAACGGTTAACATAACTGATCAGACGGCGTGGATCTCCGCCGGAGCGACTCTCGGCGAGGTTTACTACGGGATTTGGCGGGAAAGCAAAGTCCATGGGTTTCCCGCCGGAGTTTGTCCGACGGTTGGCGTCGGCGGTCACTTAAGCGGCGGCGGGTACGGTAACATGTTGAGGAAGTACGGTTTGTCGGTGGACTATGTCGAGGACGCGAATATCGTCGACGTGAAAGGTCGTGTTTTGGATAGAAAAGCGATGGGTGAGGATCTTTTCTGGGCGATCTCcggcggaggaggagggagCTTCGGCGTCGTTTTGGGGTACAAGGTCAAGCTCGTTCCCGTGCCGTCGACCGTTACGGTGTTCAGAGTGGAGCAGTATATGGACGCCGGAGCGGTGGACATGGTTCACAAATGGCAGTTCGTTGGTCCGAAAACCGACAGGAACCTCTTCATGAGGATGCTGATTCAACCTACTACGAGGAATAAGGTGAAGACGGTGAGAGCTTCCGTGGTTGCTCTGTTCTTAGGCAGAGCAGACGACGTCGTTTCGCTTCTTGCTAAGGACTTCCCTGAGCTGGGGCTCAAGGAGGAGGCTTGCAAGGAGATGACTTGGATTCAGTCTGCGTTATGGTGGGACAATGATGAGAACGCTACTCAAACCGATCCCAAAGTGTTTCTTGATCGGGATCTTGATTCCGCTAGCTTCGGCAAGAGGAAGTCTGATTACGTTGCGACCGAGATTCCTAGAGATGGGATCGAGTTGCTGTTCAAGAAGATGATTGAGCTGGGGAAGATAGGGCTTGTTTTCAATCCTTACGGCGGGAAAATGGCGGAGGTGGCCGAGGACGCAACGCCGTTCCCGCACCGGAATAAGCTTTTCAAGATTCAGTACTCTGTGAACTGGAAAGAGTCGTCTGCAGAGATAGAGAAGGGTTACTTGAACCAGGCTAAGGTGCTTTACAGATTCATGACCGGGTTTGTGAGCAAGAATCCTAGGAATGCTTACTTGAACTACAGAGATGTTGACATCGGTGTGAATGATCACGGGGTGAATAGTTACAAGGAAGGAGAGGTGTATGGAAGGAAGTATTTTGGTAACAACTTTGATCGATTAGTCAAGATTAAGACCGCGGTTGATCCGGATAATTTCTTCAGAAATGAACAGAGTATACCTACCTTGCCAAGTAAGGCATAG